The sequence below is a genomic window from Nostoc flagelliforme CCNUN1.
CTGGTATTTGGTAATTCTGTTTTTCAGCCGACGATGGCCGCTGGTAATGGAATTAACGTAATTATCATGATTGGCGATGGTATGGGTTGGAATATGGCACGGGCCGCAGCCGTTGCCAAAGGCGCTCCTTTTTACACTAGTGGTAAAGGCTCAGGTCTGAGCTTCCAAAAGCTAAGTGGATATGGATTGGTGACTACTTACGGCACAACAATTCAGGGAAATACACCAGCCAATCCAACAGACCAGCCCCATCTAACAGGTAACTCTGCTCTAGATGGGTCTGATACACTTACCGGTGCAAGTCCTATTCGTCCCAACTTCTCATTCCAGCCTACTCCTTTTAACCCTGGCAATCGAGCTGATGGCAATAGCCTAGAGGATGGTAATCTTGCAGGTTATGACATCAGTAAGGGCGGCCCTGTTCCTTGGGTTCCTTTGACCCCTGCTAATGCTGGTACTTATGACAAAGATTATATCAAGTACAGTTATCCTGACTCTGCTAACACAGCTACAACTCTGTATACAGGAGTAAAGAGCTTTAACAACGCGATGGGAGTAGACATTTACGAGAAGAAGTTGAAAACCATCCTAGAAATTGCCAAAGAAAAAGGTAAGTCTACAGGCTTGGTAACTTCCGTACCTGTTAGCCATGCAACGCCTGGTGCTGCGGCTTCTTTCGTAAATCGTCGTAGTAAATACGATAGTGTTTACGACCCCAGCAAGACTAACCAAGACAGCATTTTGCAACAGACATTGCTGAACTTTAAACCCAATATTTTGTTGGGTGGCGGTCATCCCAAAGATTTTGAAAATAGAGAAAGTACAAGTACAGCAGAGGGCGTCTTTAAGTATACGTACATTACCGAAGACACTTACCAGCATCTGAAGAATAATCCTACGTCCAATCGTTATGGCTATACCTTTTTGGAACGCGGCCCTAATGCAGCTAAGACACTGCTAAAAACGGCTGCTAAAATCGACCCCAACAAGGGAGGCAGATTATTTGGTCTGTATGGTGCGCGTGGACAAAATGGCAACATTCCTGTTAGTTCCTCTAAGGGAGACTATAGTTTGACAGGTCTGGATAACTTCTCTCTTTATACCTCTGTTGTCAAGCCTGGAACGCAGGATACTTGTCCATCAGGTCAGATAATAACTGGTACTGCCGGGGATTGTGTTCCTGTCATTGATGCAGTTGGTAATCCCATCGCTCCTAATGCTCCCGCACCCGATACTGTCCGTCCTCTGGCTCCTGGTGAAACTGATGCCAGCTTTATCACTAAAGAGATTAACGAAAATCCAACTTTGGCTGATTTAACCAAAGCAGCTTTAACCGTTTTAGGGAAAGACAAAGATGGCTTCTGGCTGATGGTTGAGGGAGGCGATATCGACTGGGCTGCTCATGACAACAACATGGATAACCTGATTGGTACCATGAATGATTTTGATAAGGCAGTCCAGCAGGTCATTAGTTGGGTAGATAATCATGGTGGTTGGAGCAAGAACCTGCTACTGGTTACTGCTGACCATGACCATTACCTAACTTTGAATAATGACTTTGCCTCTAAATTGACTCCCAATCCTAACCCAAATCAGGCTAAAGGCTTGAAGTATAACGCCAAAGACATCACCTTCGTTAAGCACAATCCTACTGATGCTGGTCACTTCTGGGGGTCTGATCCAAATTACAAATATCTCTGGGGTAGCCATAGCCGCCGCGTTGTACCTGTTTACTATCAGGGTGCTTACGCATCAACTCTGACGCGTAAGCTAGGACAAGGTTTCCAGATTACAGATAGCTCTGGTACTTATACTGTGCCTGGTGTTCGGGGTGTGGTTGACCAAAGTCATATCTTCCAAGCCATGAAAACTGCGATCGCAAGTCCGTAAGTTGAATACACCGCTTCACTAAACACTAACTGAAAAACTTTCTGTTGCAGAGACGTGTGTTAGCACGTCTCTGTCTCAAAAAACTATTGCGGTATTATTAGCACCTGTTCTATTAGCAAGGGGAAAAAATGACTGACTCCATCTTCAAGAAGTTAGCAGCTGCAACGGTAGGAACTGCTTTGATTTTTTCGTTAGGGGAAAGTATCCCTGCTCAAGCAGCAGCCGTAACTTATAATTTTTCTAACAAGGATAAAACTCTCACAGGCACTTTTTCATTCGACCAAGCAGCAGCAGACGATCAAGAAGTAACAATCGCAGAAGGTTTAAAGATTTCTGCTACCTATGGTGGCCAGTCATACACTGAAGCGGATGATCCTTTAGCGTCAGTTTTCACCGACTTTTCGGGAACAATTTTTAACCAAGCGGGTTTAGGGTTATATTTTACACCTAGCGCTTTTAATCTCTACCGCGAAAATTTTATCAATCTGAACGATTTAAGTAGCGCAGGTGTTCAGACCGTCACTTATACCAGTGTTCCAGAGCCAAGTTTAATGCTTGGATTGTCTGTATTCGGGTTGAGTTTGTTCTTGAGTAAAAAGATAACATCTTCTAAACCATCAAGCACAAAAGCTTAAATCAAATTATCAAGAATAACGGGGTGGGATTATCCACCCCTTAAATTTTTAAAATTATAAAATCTCAAAGCTCAGATTCCCAATTTTTCTAAAAAGTTAGGGAATCTTGTTATTCACATAATAATTTAGAATTGCTACATCGTTTTATTAGCATCAGACAGAGTTAACGGTAATGTCTGGGTTTGCAGTTAATTAACCTATTAGTTGTTGCATGAATAAAATATACATGGATTGTTTAGATATAATAATGACTCATTGTTTGTTTTCCTAACTGGAGAAATTAATGGGTCGCGCCAAAAAGGTTGTCCTGGCATATTCTGGTGGAGTGGATACCTCCGTTTGCATCCCTTACCTCAAACAGGAGTGGGGTGTAGAAGAGGTGATTACCCTAGCAGCAGATTTAGGCCAGGGAGATGAATTAGAGCCAGTTCGAGAAAAAGCTCTGAAATCGGGTGCAAGTGAATCCCTCGTGGCGGATGTCAAAGACAGCTTTGTTAAAGATTACGCCTTTGGAGCGATTCAAGCTAACGCCCTTTATGAGAATCGTTATCCTCTCGGAACTGCCCTTGCTCGTCCACTGATTGCCAAGGTATTAGTAGAAACAGCCGAAAAATATGGTGCTGATGCGATCGCTCACGGTTGCACCGGCAAAGGTAACGATCAGGTTCGCTTTGATGTCTCTGTCACCGCCTTAAACCCCAACTTAAAAATCCTCGCACCAGCCAGAGAATGGGGCATGAGCCGTGAGGAAACGATCGCTTATGGGGAAAAGTTTGGTATCCCCTCACCAGTCAAAAAATCCTCTCCCTACAGCATTGACAAGAATTTGCTCGGTCGTAGCATTGAAGCTGGTTTACTCGAAGATCCGTCATTTGAGCCACCAGAAGAAATTTATGAAATGACCAAAGCGATCGCTGACACTCCCAACGAGCCAGAGTACATCGAAATTGGCTTCCACGGTGGTATTCCGACAACCCTCAACGGTATAGCTAAAAAGCCAGTTGAACTAATTGAAGAACTCAATCAGGCGGTAGGAAATCACGGTATCGGACGGATCGACATGATCGAAAACCGTCTGGTGGGCATCAAATCGCGGGAAATCTACGAATCACCCGCGATGTTAGTGCTAATTCAGGCACATAGGGATTTAGAAAGCTTGACTTTGACGGCAGATGTCACCCATTACAAACGTGGGATTGAAGACACTTACAGCCAAATCGTTTACAACGGTTTGTGGTACAGTCCACTCAAAGTTGCCCTAGATGCCTTTATTCAAAAGACACAAGAGCGAGTTTCTGGAACTGTGCGAGTGAAGTTGTTCAAGGGCAACTATACGATAGTTGGGCGTTCGAGCGATAATTCTCTCTATACTCCCGATTTGGCAACCTACGGAGCCGAAGATCAATTTGATCACAAAGCTGCTGAAGGCTTTATTTACGTTTGGGGACTACCGACTCGCATTTGGTCGCAGCAAGTTAGAGGTTAGGAGTTAAGAGTTAAGAGTTAGGAGTTAGGAGTTAAAAAATCAAAATACAAAAGTGAAAGTTAAAAAAATAACTTTTTACTCTACTCCTCACTCCTGACTCCTTACTTTTTACTTTTCACTACTCGCTTCCTTAACTTGGCGAGACTCTAGCCACAGAGGCACAATAATTAAGGCAGCCAATATCAGTAACGCTGCGATCGCAAATTGACCCACCCAAGCAACCAATTGCTCTAAAGAGACAATTTTGCCAGCAAAAAAAGCCAATGTCACCATCAAACTAGCCCAAGCAAC
It includes:
- a CDS encoding alkaline phosphatase; amino-acid sequence: MISFLQKYKRFLALTMAGFFCTVLLVFGNSVFQPTMAAGNGINVIIMIGDGMGWNMARAAAVAKGAPFYTSGKGSGLSFQKLSGYGLVTTYGTTIQGNTPANPTDQPHLTGNSALDGSDTLTGASPIRPNFSFQPTPFNPGNRADGNSLEDGNLAGYDISKGGPVPWVPLTPANAGTYDKDYIKYSYPDSANTATTLYTGVKSFNNAMGVDIYEKKLKTILEIAKEKGKSTGLVTSVPVSHATPGAAASFVNRRSKYDSVYDPSKTNQDSILQQTLLNFKPNILLGGGHPKDFENRESTSTAEGVFKYTYITEDTYQHLKNNPTSNRYGYTFLERGPNAAKTLLKTAAKIDPNKGGRLFGLYGARGQNGNIPVSSSKGDYSLTGLDNFSLYTSVVKPGTQDTCPSGQIITGTAGDCVPVIDAVGNPIAPNAPAPDTVRPLAPGETDASFITKEINENPTLADLTKAALTVLGKDKDGFWLMVEGGDIDWAAHDNNMDNLIGTMNDFDKAVQQVISWVDNHGGWSKNLLLVTADHDHYLTLNNDFASKLTPNPNPNQAKGLKYNAKDITFVKHNPTDAGHFWGSDPNYKYLWGSHSRRVVPVYYQGAYASTLTRKLGQGFQITDSSGTYTVPGVRGVVDQSHIFQAMKTAIASP
- a CDS encoding PEP-CTERM sorting domain-containing protein; protein product: MTDSIFKKLAAATVGTALIFSLGESIPAQAAAVTYNFSNKDKTLTGTFSFDQAAADDQEVTIAEGLKISATYGGQSYTEADDPLASVFTDFSGTIFNQAGLGLYFTPSAFNLYRENFINLNDLSSAGVQTVTYTSVPEPSLMLGLSVFGLSLFLSKKITSSKPSSTKA
- a CDS encoding argininosuccinate synthase, giving the protein MGRAKKVVLAYSGGVDTSVCIPYLKQEWGVEEVITLAADLGQGDELEPVREKALKSGASESLVADVKDSFVKDYAFGAIQANALYENRYPLGTALARPLIAKVLVETAEKYGADAIAHGCTGKGNDQVRFDVSVTALNPNLKILAPAREWGMSREETIAYGEKFGIPSPVKKSSPYSIDKNLLGRSIEAGLLEDPSFEPPEEIYEMTKAIADTPNEPEYIEIGFHGGIPTTLNGIAKKPVELIEELNQAVGNHGIGRIDMIENRLVGIKSREIYESPAMLVLIQAHRDLESLTLTADVTHYKRGIEDTYSQIVYNGLWYSPLKVALDAFIQKTQERVSGTVRVKLFKGNYTIVGRSSDNSLYTPDLATYGAEDQFDHKAAEGFIYVWGLPTRIWSQQVRG